AACTTTCAACAACCCCAGATGCCTGAAGTTGTGATATCCGGTATTAGACCCCGTTTCCAAGGCTTATCCCAGAGTGCAGGGCAGATTACCCACGTGTTACTCACCCGTTCGCCACTCATCCACACCCGAAAGTGTTTCAGCGTTCGACTTGCATGTGTTAAGCACGCCGCCAGCGTTCGTCCTGAGCCAGGATCAAACTCTCCAACAATGAATAGTTTGATCGAGACTATTCTCAATCTAGTTTTCTCAAAGGAAACCCCGACGAGGGGGTTTCATATAAGCTCTACTGGCTTAGTTCACTAGCACACTGTTGAGTTCTCAAGCAACACACTGCAACCCAGCCCACCCAGCAGGCAAACCAGATCACCGCGTCGTTTCAAGCTTTTTTGTTCCGGAGACCTACAGTACACCTTGGCGAAACTCGCGCTTCGCGGGGGCCTGGTTCAGCTCCGGAGGTTTGGGACCACCCACTCTACCACCAGAGGTGGGAGCTTGGTTCGTGTTCCCGGCGGCCACCCGGTTTCCCTGGCGACTTTGAGAACTTTACATGGCCGAAAACCGGCCCGAACAGGGGGGTCCCCTTTTTGCGCACCGACCCTCTGACCTGCACCGATAGGTCGCTCAAGCCGACCGCAGCCGCCCGTGGCTCGCGAACACCGTCAGCGCAACCAACGCCGCCGCGAGCACCGCCGTGACGTGAATAGGCGCCGGCCCGAACGAAGCCGCCAGCACGAGCACCGCCGTGAGCGGGTACCCGATCGCGATCTCCCGGCACTCGTTAGTCGGCCCGATGTGCAGCAGCCACACGCTCAGCAGGAACACCGCGACCGGCACCGTCACCACGAGCGCCGTGGCCAGGCCGCTGATCTCGCTGTGGTGCGTGTCGTAGTCCACCGCCAGCTCGAGCCCCGTGCCGACCGCCGCGGCCGAGGCGAAGATCAGGTAGTGCCCGTATCCCCAGCTCGACGTGCTGAGCAGCGACGGATGGCGCACGAGCCGGAGGTGCCCCGGCTGGTCGAAGTACAGCCACCACATCGAGAACACCAACACGAGTCCCGCGGCGGCGAGCCCGATGAGGGTGCCGACGTGCTCGCCCTCGGACACGCCCTCCTTCACGGCGGTGGTCGCGCTCAGCACCACCTCGCCGAGGACGATCAGCGTGAAGAGCCCGTAGCGCTCGGCGATGTGGTGCGGGTGCCACGACGTGCCGCCCCGCGACTCCGCGATGCTCGGCACCGCGAGCTCGCAGACCACCAGCACCGCGAACAGGATCGCCGCCGTGGCCTGGGGGAAGCCGATCAACGCGTCGGCGACCCACAACGCCTGCACGAAGGTGATCCCACCGGCGTACCAGAGCGCCGTCGTGCGGCGTTCCGGATCCGATTTCGCGGCACGCAGCCACTGCGTCACCATCGCGAGGCGCATCAGCACGTAGCCGACCATCACCACCCGGAAATCGCCGTTGAACGCGCGGTCCACGCCGGCCGCGACGGTGAGCCCGCCGGCGATCTGCACGAGGGTGGCCAGCCGGTAGGGCACGTCGTCGGTGTCGAACGCGGAAGCGAACCAGCTGAAGTTCAGCCAGCCCCACCAGATCGCGAAGAACACCATCGCGTAGCTCAGGATCCCGTGGCCGATGTGCCCTTCGACCAGCTCGTGGTGCAGGTCGGCGCTCGCGGCGCCCACCGCGACGACGAAACACAGGTCGAACAGCAGCTCCAGCGGGGTGGACACGCGGTGGTTCTCACCGCTGTCGCGTGACCGCATCGGCCGGTACCACACCCGGATCCGCTGGATCGGAAAAATCCCCTGGGACATCCACGCTCCCCGCACTCACCCGACGAACGCCGTCATCCCAACACGGTCTCAGCGCTCAGGCGAGTACGAACCCCGCCGGAGGGTGAAAGGGGAGGAAATCCGAGGTGAAAAAGGGCGGGCCCGGTTCCCCCTCTCCCGGGCCCGCCCGAACGCCTTCTCCGCACTCCGTCGCCACCCCGGGGCAAAACTCCCGGCGGTCGCCGTACGGTCCCCCGCGGACGCCGACGATCCGTTGCCTGGGAGGTGACCAAGAGTGTCCATTCCATGGAACTCCGGAACTCTCAGCCGCTCGGCCGATCGACCCATCCCCGGTCGATCGATCGAAATGCCACTGTAGGTAGCCAAAGTGTCGTGCTGAAGGCTCCATAAGGTCTACCCGGTTGCTCTGAGTAGCACCAGGGTCAAACGTAGCGTGTCACTCGGATGGAGCAGCACCGAACAGTTGAAATTAGTTCACCAAAACTGCTGAGTGAGCGTGATCATCTCACAGTCTGTGAACGGCCGCGGCGCGCTCGGCCGCCTCGTGCTCCTCGCCGCGAGCCGTCCGGACGCGCCGTGCGCGCAGCTCCAGGATCGCCAGCAGCAGCGCGACGCACGTCAGCGCCGCCGAGCAGCACATCGCGATGGTGAGCGCGAGGGAGTAGTTCCGGTCCGACGCCAGCACCGCCGATTCGAACACCGAAGCCAGCACCGCCGTGCCGATCGCCGTGCCGATGCGCTGCCCCGTCTGCAACGCACCGCCAGCGGCGCCCGCCATGGTCGTGGGCACGCACTCCAGCGTCAGCGTGGTGTTCGGCGAGATCACCATGCCGCCACCGATTCCGCCGAGCAGCAACGGCAGCGCGACCGCCCAGCCCGCGGCCGACGGTGGCACGAACTCCACCACCGCCGCGACGACCAGTAACGCGAAGGCCACGAGGCTCAAGCCCGTGACGGACAGCCGCCTCCCGAACCGGGGCACCAGCCGCCCCGCGACGGCGGCCGACACGGCCGAGCCGATCGCGAACGGAGTGACCGACAGCCCGGACTGCAACGGCGTGTACCCGAGGCCCTGCTGAAAAAACAGCGCGAAGACCAGCCAGACGCCGGCGAACCCGCAGAAGTACAGCGCCCCCACCGCGACGCCGGGCGCGTACCCCGGCGTGCCCGTGAAAAGCCGGATGTCGAGCAACGGCGACCGGCCGCGCGTCACCACCCGGCGCTCCCACCACACGAACCCGGCGAAGCACACCGCCGCGATCGGGAAGAGCCACCACAGGCGTCGCAGGCCGCCCTGCTGCGATTCGACGAGCGGCAGCAGCACACCCAGCACCGCGATCGCCAGGAGCAGAATTCCTGCGACGTCGATCTCGGACCGCAGCCGGACCCCGCGTCCCTCGGTCTTCGGCAAGAGCCGCAGCGCGAGCCCGAACGCCAGCGCGCCGACGGGCACGTTCACGTAGAACACCCACCGCCAGCCGCCCGGATCGCCGAACACGGCCAGGAGCACACCGCCGAGCACCGGCCCGATGGCCGTGGAGATCCCGACCACCGCGCCGAACAGGCCGAACGCGCGAGCGCGTTCGGCGCCGCGGAAGAGGTCCTGGATCAGGCCGGTGTTCTGCGGAGTCAGGAAACCCGCGGCGCAGCCCTGGGCGAGCCGCGCGATCACCAGCGTGGTCGGGTCCTGAGCCGCGCCGGCCACCGCGCTCGTGGCGACGAACGCGGCCAGCGCGACGAGGAACACCCGCCGCCGGCCGAGCGCGTCGCCGAGCCGCCCGCCCGTGACGAGCACCAGGCCGAACGTGAGCGCGTAGCCGGACACCACCCACTGGATCGTGCCGCTGCCGGTGTTCAGGCCCCGCTGCATCGCGGGCAGGGCCGTGTTGACGATGCTGACGTCGAGCAGGGTCATGAACCCGGCCGTCAACGTGACAGCGAGGGCACGCCACCGGAGCGGGTCCGGAACGTACTCCGTCATCAGGTGTTGGCGGTGATCCCGGGGATGCCCTTGAGTTCACCGATGAGCATCGAGCTGACCTTCACCGGGTAATCGTAAAGCGCGAACACGGTCTGGTTCTTGCCGACGAGTTTCAGGTGCACCGGGGTCTCGCCCTTGTGCGCCAGCAGCGTCGACTTGAGCTCGCTCACCACCGACTGGTCGATCTTCTCGGCCGCGGCCAGCAGCATCAGCGGTGGTTCCTCGTCGCCGTTGCCGATCTCGGACAGGTCCAGCGGCACGAGCCCGCCGCCGAACACCGACATCTTGTCCTCGCGCCAGTTGACCCGGCCCTTGACCAGCACCGCGTTGTCCTCGACCAGGTCCGCGGCGAACATCGAGTACGCCTTGGCGAAGAACAGCACCTCGATCGCGGCGTCCATGTCCTCGACCGTGCAGATCGCCCAGGGCTCGCCCTTCTTGTTCACGCGCCGCTCCAGCGAGGTGAGCAGACCCGAGATCACGACCTCGCCCTCCCTCGGCGGATCGGCGAGCAGGCCCGCGATCGGCTTGGGCGCGTGCTTGCGCAGGATGCGCTCGGCACCGTCGAGCGGGTGCGCGGACACGTACAGGCCCAGCATCTCCCGCTCGTAGGCGAGCAGCTGCTTGCGCGGGTACTCCTCTTCACCGAACTTCAGGTGCGCGAGCGGCGACGAGGACGGCGTGGCCTCGGCCGAGTCGTCGTCCCCGCCGAAGGAGCCGAACAGGTCGAACTGGCCCATGGCCTCCTGGCGCTTGAGCGGCACGACGGCTTCCACCGCGTCCTCGTGCACCTGGATCATCGACAGGCGGGTGTGGCCCATCGTGTCGAACCCGCCGGCCTTGATCAGCGATTCCATGACCCGCTTGTTGCAGGCCACCAGCTCCGACTTGTCGAGGAAGTCGGTGAACGAGGAGTACTTGCCCTTCTCCTCGCGCGTCTTGATGACCGACTCCACCACGTTGGCGCCGACGTTGCGCACGGCGCCCAGCCCGAAGCGGATGTCGTTCCCGACGGCCGCGAAGCGCAGGGCCGACTCGTTGACGTCCGGCGGCAGCACCTTGATGCCGAGGCGACGGCACTCCGACAGGTAGATGGCCGACTTGTCCTTGTTGTCACCCACGGACGTGAGCAGCGCGGCCATGTACTCCGGCGTGTAGTTCGCCTTGAGGTAGGCCGTCCAGTACGCGATCAGGCCGTAGGCGGCCGCGTGGCTCTTGTTGAACGCGTAGCCGGCGAACGGGAGGATCGTGTCCCATAGCGCCTTGACCGCTTCGGGCGAGAAGCCGCCGGGCAGCAGGGGGCTGGCCTTCATGCCCTCTTCGAAGCCCTCGTACTCCTTCTCGAGGACTTCCTTCTTCTTCTTGCCCATCGCTCGCCGCAGCGTGTCCGCTCGGCCCATCGTGTAGCCCGCGACCTTCTGCGCGATCTGCATGATCTGCTCTTGGTACACGATCAGGCCGTAGGTCTCGGACAGGATCTCGCGCAGCGGCTCTTCGAGCTGCGGGTGGATCGGCGTGACCTTCTGCCGGTTGTTCTTGCGGTCGGCGTAGTCGTTGTGCGCGTTCATGCCCATCGGGCCGGGCCGGTACAGCGCGAGCACCGCGACGATGTCCTCGAACCCGGTCGGCAGCATGCGGCGCAGCAGGTCGCGCATCGCGCCACCGTCGAGCTGGAACACGCCGAGCGTGTCACCGCGGCCCAGGAGCTTGTAGGCCTCGGGATCGTCGAAGCCGAGGCGGTCGAGGTCGATCTCCTCGCCGCGGTTGGCCTTGATGTTGGCCAGCGCGTCGCCGATCACCGTGAGGTTGCGCAGGCCCAGGAAGTCCATCTTCAGCAGGCCGATGTTTTCACACGACGGGTAGTCCCAGCCGGTGATGATCGACCCGTCGTCGCGCTGCCACACGGGGATCGCTTCGGTGAGCGGCTCGCTGGACATGATGACCGCGCAGGCGTGCACGCCGGCGTTGCGGATCAGGCCCTCGAGCCCGCGGGCGGTGTCGAAGATCGTCTTGCACTCTTCGTCGGTCTCGACGAGGGTCCGGACCTCCGCGGCTTCGGCGTAGCGCTCGTGCTTCGAGTCGACAATGCCCGACAGCGGAATGTCCTTGGCCATGATCGGCGGAGGCAGCGCCTTGGAGATCTTGTCGGCGATCGAGTAGCCCGGCTGCCCGAAGTGCACGCGGGCCGAGTCCTTGATCGCGGCCTTGGTCTTAATGGTGCCGAAGGTGATCACCTGGGCGACGCGGTCGGCACCGTACTTGTCGGTGGCGTAGCGGATCATCTCGCCGCGGCGGCGGTCGTCGAAGTCGATGTCGATGTCGGGCATCGACATGCGCTCGGGGTTGAGGAACCGCTCGAACAGCAGCTTCTGCGGGATCGGGTCGAGGTTCGTGATGCCCAGCGCGTACGCGACGAGCGCGCCGGCGGCGGAACCACGGCCGGGGCCGACCAGGATGCCGACCTCGCGCGCGTGCTGGATGAGGTCGGCGACGATGAGGAAGTAGGCCGGGAAGCCCTTCTGCTCGATGACGCCGAGTTCGTAGTCGCAGCGCTCCTCGTAGCCGTCGGGCACGCCCTCCGGGAACCGCCACTTCAGGCCGTCGGCCACCTGGTGACGCAGCCACGTCGCCTCGGTGTGACCCTCGGGCACCTCGAAGACCGGCATGCGGTCCTTGTGCGAGTAGACGTCCTCGTAGGACTGCACGCGCTCGGCGATCAGCAGCGTGCTGTCGGCCGCGCCCGGAACCTCCTTGTCCCAGTACTGGCGCATCTCCTCGGCCGACTTGAGGAAGTAGCCGTCGCCGTCGAACTTGAACCGGGTCGGGTCGTTGAGCGTCTTGCCCGCCTGCACGCACAGCAGCGCCGAGTGCGTGTCGGCCTGGTCCTTGGTGACGTAGTGCGAGTCGTTGGTCGCGAGCGGCTTGAGGTCGAGCAGCTTGCCGACCTCGAGCAGGCCCTCGCGCACGGACCGCTCGATCGGCAGGCCGTGGTCCATCAGCTCGAGGAAGAAGTTGTCGGCGCCGAAGATGTCCTTGTAGTCCGACGCGGCCTGGATCGCGGCCTCGCGCTGGCCCAGCCGCAGGCGGGTCTGCACCTCGCCCGACGGGCAGCCGGTGGTGGCGATGATGCCTTCGTGGTTCTCCGCGATCAGCTCGCGGTCCATGCGCGGCTTGCGGTAGTAGCCCTGGATCGAGGCGATCGACGAGAGCTTGAACAGGTTCCGCAGCCCGGTGGCGTTCTCCGCCAGCATCGTCATGTGGGTGTAGGCACCGGCGCCGGAGACGTCGCCGCCTTCACCCAACTCGTCCGAGCCGCGCTGGCTGGCCTGTCCCCAGAACACCGGCTTCTTGTGGAAGCGGCTCTCCGGCGCGATGTAGGCCTCGATGCCGATGATCGGCTTCAGGCCGTGCTTCTTGGAGGTCTGGTAGAACTCGTCGCCGCCGTACATGTTGCCGTGGTCGGTCATGCCCACCGCGGGCATGCCCAGCCGCGCCGCCTCGGCGAAGAGGGGTCCGATCTTCGCCGCACCGTCGAGCATCGAGTACTCGGTGTGGACGTGCAGGTGGACGAAGGAATCGTTCGACACCAGCGAAAACCTCCCCTAGGCAGACGGCTTCCCGGTTGTTGCTGCGGCGCGGCCCGGGGTCCTCCACCCTAGTCCGCGCTCGCGCTGTGCGGCTCGGTAGGGATCCTCTCTCCTCACCCGCCCGCCGCGCCCGCCGACATGCCGCCCGGGGCCCGACGAAACC
The sequence above is a segment of the Amycolatopsis sp. 2-15 genome. Coding sequences within it:
- a CDS encoding low temperature requirement protein A, which produces MSQGIFPIQRIRVWYRPMRSRDSGENHRVSTPLELLFDLCFVVAVGAASADLHHELVEGHIGHGILSYAMVFFAIWWGWLNFSWFASAFDTDDVPYRLATLVQIAGGLTVAAGVDRAFNGDFRVVMVGYVLMRLAMVTQWLRAAKSDPERRTTALWYAGGITFVQALWVADALIGFPQATAAILFAVLVVCELAVPSIAESRGGTSWHPHHIAERYGLFTLIVLGEVVLSATTAVKEGVSEGEHVGTLIGLAAAGLVLVFSMWWLYFDQPGHLRLVRHPSLLSTSSWGYGHYLIFASAAAVGTGLELAVDYDTHHSEISGLATALVVTVPVAVFLLSVWLLHIGPTNECREIAIGYPLTAVLVLAASFGPAPIHVTAVLAAALVALTVFASHGRLRSA
- a CDS encoding MFS transporter, encoding MTEYVPDPLRWRALAVTLTAGFMTLLDVSIVNTALPAMQRGLNTGSGTIQWVVSGYALTFGLVLVTGGRLGDALGRRRVFLVALAAFVATSAVAGAAQDPTTLVIARLAQGCAAGFLTPQNTGLIQDLFRGAERARAFGLFGAVVGISTAIGPVLGGVLLAVFGDPGGWRWVFYVNVPVGALAFGLALRLLPKTEGRGVRLRSEIDVAGILLLAIAVLGVLLPLVESQQGGLRRLWWLFPIAAVCFAGFVWWERRVVTRGRSPLLDIRLFTGTPGYAPGVAVGALYFCGFAGVWLVFALFFQQGLGYTPLQSGLSVTPFAIGSAVSAAVAGRLVPRFGRRLSVTGLSLVAFALLVVAAVVEFVPPSAAGWAVALPLLLGGIGGGMVISPNTTLTLECVPTTMAGAAGGALQTGQRIGTAIGTAVLASVFESAVLASDRNYSLALTIAMCCSAALTCVALLLAILELRARRVRTARGEEHEAAERAAAVHRL
- the dnaE gene encoding DNA polymerase III subunit alpha, with amino-acid sequence MSNDSFVHLHVHTEYSMLDGAAKIGPLFAEAARLGMPAVGMTDHGNMYGGDEFYQTSKKHGLKPIIGIEAYIAPESRFHKKPVFWGQASQRGSDELGEGGDVSGAGAYTHMTMLAENATGLRNLFKLSSIASIQGYYRKPRMDRELIAENHEGIIATTGCPSGEVQTRLRLGQREAAIQAASDYKDIFGADNFFLELMDHGLPIERSVREGLLEVGKLLDLKPLATNDSHYVTKDQADTHSALLCVQAGKTLNDPTRFKFDGDGYFLKSAEEMRQYWDKEVPGAADSTLLIAERVQSYEDVYSHKDRMPVFEVPEGHTEATWLRHQVADGLKWRFPEGVPDGYEERCDYELGVIEQKGFPAYFLIVADLIQHAREVGILVGPGRGSAAGALVAYALGITNLDPIPQKLLFERFLNPERMSMPDIDIDFDDRRRGEMIRYATDKYGADRVAQVITFGTIKTKAAIKDSARVHFGQPGYSIADKISKALPPPIMAKDIPLSGIVDSKHERYAEAAEVRTLVETDEECKTIFDTARGLEGLIRNAGVHACAVIMSSEPLTEAIPVWQRDDGSIITGWDYPSCENIGLLKMDFLGLRNLTVIGDALANIKANRGEEIDLDRLGFDDPEAYKLLGRGDTLGVFQLDGGAMRDLLRRMLPTGFEDIVAVLALYRPGPMGMNAHNDYADRKNNRQKVTPIHPQLEEPLREILSETYGLIVYQEQIMQIAQKVAGYTMGRADTLRRAMGKKKKEVLEKEYEGFEEGMKASPLLPGGFSPEAVKALWDTILPFAGYAFNKSHAAAYGLIAYWTAYLKANYTPEYMAALLTSVGDNKDKSAIYLSECRRLGIKVLPPDVNESALRFAAVGNDIRFGLGAVRNVGANVVESVIKTREEKGKYSSFTDFLDKSELVACNKRVMESLIKAGGFDTMGHTRLSMIQVHEDAVEAVVPLKRQEAMGQFDLFGSFGGDDDSAEATPSSSPLAHLKFGEEEYPRKQLLAYEREMLGLYVSAHPLDGAERILRKHAPKPIAGLLADPPREGEVVISGLLTSLERRVNKKGEPWAICTVEDMDAAIEVLFFAKAYSMFAADLVEDNAVLVKGRVNWREDKMSVFGGGLVPLDLSEIGNGDEEPPLMLLAAAEKIDQSVVSELKSTLLAHKGETPVHLKLVGKNQTVFALYDYPVKVSSMLIGELKGIPGITANT